From the Flavobacterium gyeonganense genome, the window CAATATACAGAACGCTTTAGTATCTATAATTTGATTTCTGTAGTCTATTTTTATAATATCATTAATTTTATTTGAAAAGGGGAAATAAAAATGATTAATTGCGTAAATTACTTACAGAGAAGTTGGGATTTATTTTTGGTTATAATTAAAAGCATTGTCCCATAACTCATCAATTTTGATAAGTGCATCTTCAAGGGCAATGACTTTCCACTTGCCATTAGTTTCAATTCCAAGGCCTATGTCTTTTAATTTTAGTAAGGCTTCTTTTGTGTTAAAATCAAGATTCGTGTTTAATTTATTTTTAAACCAAGTCTCTATTTGATCATCAATTTCTTCAGTTGTTAACGGATCTTTACTTCTGTGTAAAAAAGAGTATGCCAAAATAGTTTCTTTGAGTACTTCTTCTTCGGATGAATTTAAAAGTGAATAAAATACGCCGCTATTATTTCCAATATTTTTAAAATACAGGCTGTCAGAAAGCATTTTAGAGTACCTGATTTTCTTATTTATAAAATTATTATATTGGCGAAAACAATATGCAGATAAAATTCCCAATGCAATTAATCCCTGATTTAGAGAGGTTTTACTATTTAATAAATCAATAGCTTCTCCTGTTCTGTAAGCTTCGTACATATTAATCAAGGCAGGGATCACTTTTGCAGTTAGTAATGAAATTCCACCAAATATTCCAGGCACCCAAAGTAAAAGTTTGTCTGTAGTGGACATTTTTGGAATGGCATTTGGAAAAATCGTTTCAAGATCATTTTTAGGAACGCGTTTAAAAATTTTCAGGACAATTGATCCGGGGTCAACCGGCATTTTTCCCAGTTTTACTTTTTTTGTAGTAAGATAATCAGCATCGTTATAATTTAGGTAAATCATGACGCGCTCATAGTATTCGATCTCAATTTCTTTTTTCCAGAAAATATATTTTTTTACTTTTTCTTTGGTTTTATGTTGCCCGCGAACATAAAGTTCATAGTCTTTGAAGGCATTAAGATCTATTGAAAGTTTTAAGCCAATTAAATCAGATTCTTTAAATGCTTTGTCTAAGGTTTCCTGCTCGACACGCCTATAGTTGCCGTTTTTTAAAACTTTTAGAAGTGTCTCCTTAAAAATTAAATAGTTGCTTTTTCCAATATATATTTCACGTTCTTTCTCACTTAAATCAGGATCGAATAAGCCATAGTTTTGTTTTAGGTTCCGATTAAGGTTAAAAGTTTCATAATGATAATAGTGTTCGATTATGTCGAATAACTTTTTAAAATCTTCTACTTTTTTCTGATCTTCTGCAAAAGCAGCTATTTGTTGATCGAGTAAAAATTCCTTATTGAAAGGAATGTAATTTTCTCGTCTCATAAGAGTATTGGGCTTTAATTTTTTCAGGGCATTTTAAACACAAAAATACCACCCTAAATTTGATTTTTGGAGTGTTATATGTATAAAGTTTATTTTATGATTTTAATATTCTAAAACGTCCCGGATACTTATCCCATAAACTTTTTTTATTGCCGTAATAGTCCATGAAATCTTCACAGACGAAAACCGCATGTGCATTTGACCACGCCACAACTCCGCAAAATTCACCTCCTGTAAGACGTTTTAGTTCCTGAACGTGCTTGCCTTTTTGAAATCCTAAATATTTATAAATAGTTGGAGTGTGTATTTCACCCGCTTCTAAATCTTCGAGAGCCTTATCAAAAG encodes:
- a CDS encoding TMEM143 family protein, which encodes MRRENYIPFNKEFLLDQQIAAFAEDQKKVEDFKKLFDIIEHYYHYETFNLNRNLKQNYGLFDPDLSEKEREIYIGKSNYLIFKETLLKVLKNGNYRRVEQETLDKAFKESDLIGLKLSIDLNAFKDYELYVRGQHKTKEKVKKYIFWKKEIEIEYYERVMIYLNYNDADYLTTKKVKLGKMPVDPGSIVLKIFKRVPKNDLETIFPNAIPKMSTTDKLLLWVPGIFGGISLLTAKVIPALINMYEAYRTGEAIDLLNSKTSLNQGLIALGILSAYCFRQYNNFINKKIRYSKMLSDSLYFKNIGNNSGVFYSLLNSSEEEVLKETILAYSFLHRSKDPLTTEEIDDQIETWFKNKLNTNLDFNTKEALLKLKDIGLGIETNGKWKVIALEDALIKIDELWDNAFNYNQK